A single genomic interval of Helianthus annuus cultivar XRQ/B chromosome 6, HanXRQr2.0-SUNRISE, whole genome shotgun sequence harbors:
- the LOC110864098 gene encoding putative homeobox-leucine zipper protein ATHB-51: MEWNSCNPVPFIPRPSQSSFAFLYNYNTDPYLYPPGVGGEMKQASLPMMEVNQFDYDGNNQDKKKRLTSEQLEALENSFQEEIKLDPDRKMKLAHELGLQPRQVAVWFQNRRARWKAKQLERLYDTLKQEFEAVFREKQKLQDEVLALRTILKEHVINKQAEVSTTGYTDMSGEETVESTPMAAIRSSSNHSNRAVAAADCNYMLNYDRAAMHTSSYSNWAGLPSYP; the protein is encoded by the exons ATGGAGTGGAATAGCTGCAACCCTGTACCGTTTATTCCTAGGCCGTCGCAAAGTTCTTTCGCCTTTCTTTATAACTATAACACTGATCCATACCTATACCCTCCTG GAGTGGGTGGAGAGATGAAGCAGGCATCTTTACCAATGATGGAAGTGAACCAGTTTGATTATGATGGCAACAATCAGGATAAGAAGAAAAGATTGACAAGTGAGCAACTGGAGGCATTGGAAAACAGTTTCCAGGAGGAGATAAAACTGGACCCTGATAGAAAGATGAAGCTTGCACATGAACTTGGGTTGCAGCCAAGACAAGTTGCGGTTTGGTTCCAGAACCGACGTGCTCGTTGGAAGGCTAAGCAGCTCGAGCGCTTGTATGATACACTTAAACAAGAGTTTGAAGCTGTCTTTAGAGAGAAGCAAAAACTTCAAGATGAG GTGCTAGCATTGAGAACCATACTCAAAGAACATGTCATCAACAAACAAGCAGAAGTATCAACAACAGGATACACAGACATGTCCGGGGAAGAGACCGTTGAAAGCACACCAATGGCTGCCATTCGCAGTTCCAGCAACCACTCTAACCGGGCCGTGGCTGCCGCTGACTGCAACTATATGCTCAACTATGATAGGGCTGCAATGCACACTTCATCTTATTCCAACTGGGCTGGTCTTCCTTCTTATCCATGA
- the LOC110865719 gene encoding coatomer subunit delta, with protein sequence MVVLAASITSKSGKALVSRQFVEMSRIRIEGLLAAFPKLIGSGKQHTYVETENVRYVYQPMEGVYLLLVTNKQSNILEDLDTLRLLSKVVPEYSASLDEEGICKNAFELIFAFDEVISLGHKENVTVAQVRQYCEMESHEERLHKLVLQSKINETKDVMKRKANEIDKSKIERGKLEKGGYSALQSMSSMGRMDSGFSNDMGISSGNTFGSGSGFGITSEVDSFSTKSKGRPSAAVTAPAKGMGMKLGKSQRANQFLESLKAEGEVIVEDVRPSKAAAAPPPTDPVTLTVEEKINVALKRDGGLANFDVQGTLSLQVLNQDDGFIQVQIESAGNPEIKFKTHPNINKELFSSENILGSKDPNRPFPAGQSGDGLGLLKWRMQSKDESAVPLTINCWPSVSGNETYVSIEYEASSMFDLQNVVISVPLPALREAPNVRQVDGEWRFDSRNSILEWSILLIDNSNRSGSMEFVVPPADTSVFFPISVRFSATSTFSDMKVASIVPLKGGAPPKFSQRTQLVTESYQVM encoded by the exons ATG GTTGTTCTAGCAGCTTCCATTACCAGTAAATCTGGAAAAG CACTTGTTTCAAGGCAGTTTGTCGAAATGTCCCGAATCAGAATCGAGGGGCTTCTGGCAGCTTTTCCCAAATTGATTGGAAGTGGGAAACAGCATACCTATGTTGAGACTGAAAATGTGCGCTATGTGTACCAGCCAATGGAGGGTGTATATCTGCTGCTTGTGACTAACAAGCAAAGCAATATCCTTGAGGATCTTGATACACTGAGGCTTCTCTCTAAAGTC GTCCCTGAGTATTCTGCTTCTTTAGATGAAGAAGGTATTTGCAAGAACGCATTTGAGCTGATTTTTGCTTTCGACGAAGTGATTTCTCTCGGACACAAGGAGAACGTGACTGTTGCACAAGTCCGGCAATACTGTGAGATGGAGAGTCACGAAGAGAGATTGCACAAATTGGTATTGCAAAGCAAGATCAATGAAACCAAGGATGTAATGAAGCGTAAAGCTAACGAGATTGATAAAAGCAAG ATCGAGAGGGGCAAATTGGAAAAAGGTGGCTATTCAGCTCTTCAATCAATGAGTTCAATGGGAAGAATGGATAGTGGTTTTAGCAATGATATGGGTATATCGAGTGGTAATACCTTTGGAAGTGGTTCTGGATTCGGAATAACCTCTGAAGTGGACTCCTTCTCAACCAAGTCTAAAG GTCGTCCATCTGCGGCGGTTACTGCTCCAGCGAAAGGAATGGGTATGAAGCTCGGCAAATCACAAAGGGCGAACCAGTTCTTGGAATCACTGAAAGCCGAAGGTGAAGTTATTGTTGAGGACGTAAGACCAAGCAAAGCTGCTGCTGCTCCACCACCAACTGATCCCGTCACTTTGACGGTTGAAGAGAAGATTAATGTGGCACTTAAGAGAGACGGTGGTCTCGCCAACTTCGATGTGCAGGGAACTTTGTCTCTCCAAGTACTTAACCAGGATGATGGTTTTATCCAAGTTCAG ATTGAAAGTGCTGGTAATCCAGAGATCAAATTCAAGACACATCCTAACATCAACAAAGAGTTGTTCTCCAGTGAAAATATTCTAGGATCCAAAGACCCTAACAGGCCATTTCCCGCTGGCCAGTCTGGTGACGGTCTTGGTCTCCTCAAGTGGAGAATGCAAAGTAAAGATGAGTCAGCTGTGCCATTGACTA TTAACTGCTGGCCTTCCGTTTCTGGAAATGAAACCTATGTTAGCATAGAATATGAAGCTTCGTCAATGTTTGATTTACAAAATGTGGTTATTTCTGTTCCTCTTCCCGCTCTTAGAGAGGCACCAAATGTTAGACAGGTCGATGGGGAATGGAG GTTTGATTCTAGAAATTCGATACTAGAGTGGTCTATACTTCTCATTGATAACTCCAACCGCAG TGGCTCGATGGAGTTTGTTGTTCCTCCAGCCGATACCTCGGTCTTCTTCCCCATTTCTGTGCGGTTTTCAGCAACTAGTACTTTCAGTGACATGAAG GTTGCAAGCATTGTCCCGCTAAAGGGTGGAGCTCCTCCCAAGTTTTCTCAGAGGACTCAACTAGTAACCGAGAGTTACCAAGTCATGTGA